One segment of Methylotenera versatilis 79 DNA contains the following:
- a CDS encoding GNAT family N-acetyltransferase, which yields MNIRKATEKDFDQIWSIFHQVVSAGDTYAYPRDTNKEQAFKIWIDTPRIAYVFEEDGKVLGTFYLKTNQLGPGDHVCNCGYMVSTEARGRGLATAMCEHSQIVARELGYKAMQFNFVASSNEGAVRLWNNLGFDTVGRLPKAFNHPSKGYVDALVMYKWL from the coding sequence ATGAATATTAGAAAGGCTACAGAAAAAGATTTTGACCAAATTTGGTCAATCTTTCATCAAGTGGTATCGGCGGGTGATACTTATGCCTACCCGCGCGATACAAACAAAGAACAAGCATTTAAAATTTGGATTGATACTCCGCGAATAGCCTATGTGTTTGAAGAGGATGGTAAGGTTTTGGGTACATTTTATTTAAAAACTAATCAACTCGGGCCAGGTGATCATGTTTGCAATTGCGGTTATATGGTTTCAACCGAAGCCAGAGGACGCGGGCTTGCCACTGCCATGTGCGAACACTCTCAAATCGTTGCAAGAGAGCTCGGCTATAAAGCCATGCAATTTAATTTCGTTGCATCTAGTAATGAGGGGGCTGTGAGATTATGGAATAATCTGGGTTTTGATACGGTGGGTCGGTTGCCAAAAGCATTTAACCATCCGTCTAAAGGCTATGTTGATGCCTTAGTAATGTATAAGTGGCTATAA
- the modA gene encoding molybdate ABC transporter substrate-binding protein: MSKNLLNLAISIAFACITGNAIAEQKVTVFAAASLTNAISEIVTDYESANPQKIQTSLAASSMLAKQIENGAPADIFISADTKWMNYLQDKDLLKTDSKINLLGNRLVLIAPKGKSFKVDMKPEFNFTNAFAGKLCTGEVESVPAGIYAKQSLKALNWWDAIKARIVGSQDVRAALTLVERAECDAGIVYETDAKVTEKVETIAAFPDASHDAIVYPLSLTKNAKPEASSFYDYLKSEKAKAVFVKYGFTVLKP, encoded by the coding sequence ATGTCCAAAAATCTTCTCAACTTAGCCATTTCTATCGCATTCGCTTGCATCACAGGCAATGCAATCGCAGAACAAAAAGTCACCGTGTTTGCTGCTGCCAGTTTAACCAACGCCATTTCAGAAATCGTGACTGACTATGAAAGCGCAAATCCGCAAAAGATTCAAACGTCTTTGGCTGCATCATCCATGCTTGCCAAGCAAATTGAAAATGGCGCACCGGCCGATATTTTTATATCAGCAGATACTAAATGGATGAATTACCTGCAAGATAAAGACTTGTTAAAAACAGACAGCAAAATAAATTTATTAGGCAATCGCCTTGTACTAATCGCCCCCAAGGGCAAAAGCTTTAAAGTAGATATGAAACCAGAATTTAATTTTACTAATGCTTTTGCAGGAAAATTGTGCACTGGCGAAGTGGAATCTGTGCCTGCGGGCATCTATGCCAAACAGTCGTTAAAAGCATTGAACTGGTGGGACGCGATTAAAGCACGCATCGTTGGATCACAAGATGTACGAGCCGCTTTAACACTGGTGGAACGTGCAGAATGCGATGCAGGGATTGTGTATGAAACAGACGCAAAAGTGACAGAAAAAGTTGAAACGATTGCAGCTTTTCCTGATGCCAGCCATGACGCAATTGTTTACCCGTTAAGCTTAACTAAAAATGCAAAACCTGAAGCAAGCAGTTTTTATGACTATTTAAAATCTGAAAAGGCAAAAGCGGTTTTTGTTAAATATGGGTTTACTGTACTTAAACCTTAA
- a CDS encoding di-heme oxidoreductase family protein — protein MRHSVLLVTALLVATCSGILIAQGAEKVGLVNVMTEANNREAYSQAIQPLDATQNAAFFRGRSLVRQSWIIPPSQDASIAGLGPLYNRNSCVACHSKNGRGHAPDGPQDSLRAMLVRLSLPNRTSTNAPMPHPWYGDQINEFGVNGNENNVPAEAKIQISYTETIFTFKDGEQVNLRSPTIHLTELTYGNLAPDTQFSARIAPGIYGMGLLAAIPEQQMIDLAAQAKPDGISGKVNRVWDAETQKTQLGRFGWKANIADIKMQTASALAGDMGITSTHFPNANCATKQQTCMRLNTPNEVNSSQLDDMEFYQLAVAVPKQRNTDNALVIKGAKIFKQANCAACHIPEMRTGKFPRLTPLSNVTIKPYTDLLLHNMGAGLADGRPDFLASGEEWRTPPLWGIGLAKQVNLQAGFLHDGRARTLMEAILWHGGEAENAKQRVIDMPSDERKALMKFLNSL, from the coding sequence GTGCGTCATTCGGTATTATTAGTCACTGCTTTATTAGTTGCCACGTGTTCGGGCATATTAATCGCGCAAGGTGCAGAAAAAGTTGGCTTAGTTAACGTGATGACAGAAGCAAATAATAGAGAAGCTTATTCGCAAGCCATTCAACCATTGGATGCCACGCAAAATGCTGCTTTTTTTAGAGGCCGTTCTTTAGTGCGCCAAAGTTGGATTATTCCGCCATCGCAAGATGCATCGATTGCAGGACTAGGTCCGCTCTACAATCGTAACTCTTGCGTTGCTTGCCACAGCAAAAACGGACGTGGCCACGCGCCAGATGGTCCGCAAGATAGCTTGAGAGCAATGCTTGTTCGCTTAAGTTTGCCAAACCGCACATCAACAAATGCGCCAATGCCGCACCCTTGGTATGGCGATCAAATAAATGAGTTTGGTGTGAACGGCAATGAAAACAACGTGCCTGCAGAAGCCAAAATTCAAATTTCTTACACTGAAACGATATTTACCTTTAAAGATGGCGAACAGGTCAATTTGCGCTCACCGACTATACATTTAACCGAATTGACCTATGGAAATCTGGCACCAGATACGCAATTTTCCGCAAGAATCGCGCCTGGTATTTATGGCATGGGGCTTTTAGCGGCCATACCAGAACAACAGATGATTGACTTGGCAGCACAAGCCAAGCCAGATGGTATCTCTGGCAAAGTGAACCGCGTGTGGGATGCTGAAACGCAGAAAACCCAGCTTGGCCGGTTTGGTTGGAAAGCCAATATTGCGGATATTAAAATGCAAACTGCCAGCGCACTTGCAGGTGATATGGGTATTACTTCGACACATTTTCCAAATGCCAATTGTGCGACTAAACAACAAACTTGCATGCGATTAAACACGCCGAACGAAGTAAACTCTAGTCAATTAGATGACATGGAATTTTATCAATTAGCTGTAGCGGTGCCGAAACAAAGAAATACCGACAATGCGCTGGTGATTAAAGGTGCGAAAATTTTCAAACAAGCCAATTGTGCAGCGTGCCATATCCCAGAAATGCGTACGGGCAAGTTTCCGCGCTTAACGCCGCTTTCAAATGTCACGATAAAGCCTTATACCGACCTACTTTTGCATAATATGGGTGCTGGTTTAGCAGATGGACGGCCAGATTTTCTAGCATCTGGAGAGGAATGGCGCACGCCACCGCTGTGGGGAATCGGACTTGCCAAGCAAGTGAATCTGCAAGCAGGATTTTTACATGATGGCCGCGCAAGAACACTGATGGAAGCCATTCTTTGGCATGGCGGAGAAGCAGAAAACGCAAAACAACGCGTCATTGATATGCCTTCTGATGAGCGCAAAGCGCTAATGAAGTTTTTGAATTCGCTGTGA
- a CDS encoding alpha/beta fold hydrolase, with translation MSYITTQDQTKLFYKDWGTGKPVIFLHGWPLSSDSWDDQAMAIADAGFRCISYDRRGFGRSTHPFNGYDYNTLADDLAAVIEQTGAKDATIVGFSMGGGEVARYMSRHAGKSVSKAVLVSSIVPYMLKTEDNPNGTPQSTFEDMTAGMKEDRAAFFANFFKTFYGVGLLSNPVSQEVLEWSRSVAMQANLKSTLACAQSFAITDFRPDLSAFKVPTLIIHGTDDKTVPINASAREAAKGIPHATLIEYDGAAHGITATEKDRLTQDLLDFLHS, from the coding sequence ATGAGCTATATCACCACGCAAGACCAAACCAAATTGTTTTACAAAGATTGGGGCACGGGCAAACCAGTGATTTTTCTACATGGCTGGCCGCTGTCATCCGATAGTTGGGATGATCAAGCAATGGCGATTGCCGATGCTGGTTTCCGCTGCATTTCGTACGATAGACGTGGTTTCGGCCGCTCTACGCATCCTTTTAATGGTTACGATTACAACACTTTGGCCGACGATTTAGCCGCAGTCATTGAACAAACCGGTGCAAAAGATGCAACCATCGTTGGCTTTTCAATGGGCGGTGGCGAAGTTGCGCGTTATATGTCGCGCCACGCAGGTAAATCGGTTTCTAAAGCCGTATTGGTGTCGTCAATAGTGCCATATATGTTGAAAACGGAAGATAATCCAAATGGCACACCGCAAAGTACATTTGAGGATATGACCGCAGGAATGAAAGAAGACCGTGCCGCGTTTTTTGCCAATTTCTTTAAAACATTTTACGGCGTAGGCTTGCTTTCAAACCCAGTGAGCCAAGAAGTATTAGAGTGGTCGCGCAGTGTGGCGATGCAAGCCAATTTAAAAAGCACATTGGCTTGCGCGCAATCATTTGCAATAACCGATTTCCGCCCAGATCTAAGCGCATTTAAAGTGCCGACATTAATCATCCACGGCACAGATGATAAAACGGTACCAATCAATGCGTCTGCACGCGAAGCCGCAAAAGGTATTCCACACGCCACGCTAATTGAATATGACGGTGCTGCGCATGGCATTACAGCAACTGAGAAAGATAGATTAACGCAAGATTTATTGGATTTTTTGCATAGCTAG
- a CDS encoding intradiol ring-cleavage dioxygenase, which yields MQNDKSTTSANHAFTRRNALQLMAAAGASLITGCGVASENKSTSNLACVVTPEQTEGPYFVDEKLMRSDIRFDPTDGSIQDGTLLTLVVNVFAVGSRACKPIKDAIVDIWHCNADGIYSDAKDRSFDTRGRKFLRGYRLTDELGAVKFFTVYPGWYDGRAVHIHFKIRATDATGKSHEFTSQLYFDDKLNDEIFAQSPYAGRGERKTNNSNDRIYEDGGKQLMLKPTKTAEGYTANVDVGLNLV from the coding sequence ATGCAAAACGACAAATCTACAACTTCAGCAAACCATGCTTTTACGCGCCGTAATGCGCTACAACTGATGGCTGCTGCAGGTGCCAGTTTGATAACTGGCTGCGGCGTTGCATCGGAAAACAAAAGCACATCCAATCTGGCATGCGTTGTTACACCAGAGCAAACTGAAGGGCCGTATTTTGTCGATGAAAAGCTGATGCGCTCAGATATTCGATTTGATCCAACTGATGGTTCGATACAAGATGGCACGCTATTAACCTTGGTTGTGAATGTTTTTGCTGTAGGAAGCCGTGCTTGTAAACCTATAAAAGACGCTATTGTTGATATTTGGCATTGCAATGCAGACGGTATTTATTCCGATGCAAAAGACCGCAGTTTTGATACGCGAGGTAGAAAGTTTCTGCGTGGATATCGGCTGACGGATGAGTTGGGTGCTGTGAAATTTTTCACGGTTTATCCAGGCTGGTATGACGGCAGAGCGGTGCATATCCATTTTAAAATCCGTGCTACTGATGCGACTGGTAAAAGCCACGAATTCACCTCTCAACTCTATTTTGACGACAAATTGAACGATGAGATTTTTGCGCAATCGCCTTATGCGGGCAGAGGTGAGCGTAAAACTAATAATAGTAACGACCGTATTTATGAGGACGGTGGCAAACAATTAATGCTTAAGCCCACAAAAACAGCGGAAGGTTACACGGCTAATGTTGATGTTGGTTTGAATTTAGTTTAA
- a CDS encoding FAD:protein FMN transferase — MRRVLIPQNLQELPQQLPIGEQKILSGQSMGTTWTVRYINTHKQSDDAVRALIQLELDIVITQMSTWQEDSNLSVFNRADANTWHDLPAPFLKVLDCALKIAAETDGAFDPTIGPLVNLWGFGPNGERTSPPNADEVKALHADCGWQKIKLDSKGMRALQPGNVYVDFSGIAKGYSVDRIAHALTDAGIENYLIEVGGELYGVGIKPDGQPWWIALETSPVAQTVTESIIALHGLAVATSGDYRRYFEHDGKHYAHTIDPRTGFPIDRAVNALVSVTVIHAECMVADALATALTVMGVKSALAYAQQKDIAVLLIEQTADGFEEHLSPKLMAMLE, encoded by the coding sequence ATGCGCCGCGTATTAATACCACAAAACCTGCAGGAACTGCCTCAGCAATTACCTATCGGTGAGCAGAAAATACTTTCCGGACAATCCATGGGAACAACTTGGACTGTCCGGTATATTAATACGCATAAACAATCAGATGATGCAGTTCGTGCATTGATTCAGCTTGAGCTGGATATTGTTATAACGCAAATGAGCACATGGCAAGAAGATTCAAATCTAAGTGTTTTCAATCGCGCTGATGCGAACACATGGCATGACTTACCAGCCCCATTTTTAAAGGTGCTGGATTGTGCATTAAAGATTGCCGCAGAAACCGATGGCGCTTTTGACCCAACTATTGGTCCGCTGGTTAATCTGTGGGGGTTTGGTCCAAATGGCGAAAGAACATCTCCGCCAAATGCTGATGAAGTAAAAGCGTTGCATGCTGATTGCGGTTGGCAAAAAATAAAATTAGATAGCAAAGGCATGCGCGCCTTGCAACCTGGTAATGTTTATGTCGATTTTTCAGGCATCGCAAAAGGTTATAGCGTAGACAGAATTGCACATGCGCTGACAGATGCAGGCATAGAAAATTACCTGATAGAAGTTGGCGGTGAGTTATACGGCGTTGGAATAAAGCCAGATGGGCAACCTTGGTGGATTGCGCTTGAAACTTCGCCAGTCGCTCAAACCGTTACTGAATCCATCATTGCACTACATGGATTAGCAGTAGCAACATCTGGCGATTATCGGCGTTATTTTGAGCATGATGGCAAGCATTACGCACATACAATCGACCCACGCACTGGCTTCCCAATTGACCGCGCAGTCAACGCATTAGTGTCTGTCACTGTGATTCATGCTGAATGTATGGTTGCTGATGCACTAGCAACCGCGCTTACTGTGATGGGCGTTAAATCAGCGCTGGCATACGCACAACAGAAAGATATCGCCGTGTTGTTGATTGAGCAAACGGCTGATGGTTTTGAAGAGCACCTTTCGCCCAAATTAATGGCGATGCTGGAATGA
- a CDS encoding sulfite reductase subunit alpha, protein MRTLFASLRFSKLALLGTSLLASNPSYAAGTSISLSHTINAIIAVALYLVFCGWFIWRYKKRTAQDLLQKKLVNSNANLRDENSILIAYASQTGNAEQLAQKTAESLKLTDLAVEMHALSAVDYAMLTRFTRVLFIVSTTGEGDAPDNARDFLSKVMLNDANLNKIQYGILALGDASYTHFCGFGHTLDAWLQHTHAMPLFDIVEVDRNDDGALRHWQYQLGVLAKDTEMADWKTPDYQHWQLTARTLMNEGSVGAPVYHLRLTTHINDMRWQAGDIAEVGPRNPHQSVDMFLNHFKLDGSVKIKSANMTFHEALLDKLLPHDENGFKDFTVLNLVNFNSNSFDVDAILSTLKTLPHREYSIASIPQDGGLELLIRQTHYADGRLGIGSGWLTEYAAMNSDIALRIRENTAFHPPAHNSPLILIGNGTGIAGLRAHLKARAALQQNNNWLIFGERNAAHDFYFRDELHRWQKQFLLTRIDTAFSRDQTESIYVQDVVKSSASDMLKWVEDGAAIYVCGSASGMAPAVHNELLEILGETTLSTLTTSGRYRRDVY, encoded by the coding sequence ATGAGAACTTTGTTTGCTAGTTTAAGATTTTCAAAATTAGCACTTTTAGGCACTTCCTTGCTAGCTTCTAATCCGTCTTATGCGGCTGGCACCAGTATCAGCTTGTCTCATACAATCAATGCGATTATTGCCGTTGCTCTATATCTTGTCTTCTGTGGCTGGTTTATCTGGCGCTACAAAAAGCGAACTGCTCAAGATTTGTTACAAAAAAAACTGGTTAACTCTAATGCAAATCTGCGCGATGAAAATAGCATTTTGATTGCCTATGCCAGCCAAACAGGCAATGCCGAACAGCTTGCGCAAAAAACAGCCGAATCACTCAAACTGACAGATTTAGCAGTCGAGATGCACGCGCTTTCAGCGGTTGATTATGCAATGTTAACGCGATTTACACGCGTGTTATTTATCGTGAGCACGACTGGAGAAGGCGATGCGCCCGATAATGCGCGCGATTTTTTGAGTAAAGTCATGCTGAATGATGCGAATCTTAACAAAATTCAATATGGAATTTTGGCGCTGGGAGATGCCAGTTACACGCACTTTTGCGGTTTCGGGCACACTTTAGATGCTTGGTTACAACACACACATGCTATGCCTTTGTTCGATATAGTCGAAGTCGACCGTAATGACGATGGCGCATTAAGGCACTGGCAATATCAGTTGGGCGTTTTAGCCAAAGATACCGAAATGGCTGATTGGAAGACGCCCGATTATCAACATTGGCAACTCACAGCCCGCACTTTGATGAATGAAGGCAGTGTGGGCGCGCCTGTTTACCACTTAAGACTAACAACACATATTAATGATATGCGATGGCAAGCGGGAGATATTGCAGAGGTTGGGCCACGTAATCCGCATCAATCGGTGGATATGTTCCTTAATCATTTTAAATTAGATGGTTCAGTCAAAATCAAGTCTGCGAATATGACTTTTCATGAAGCATTATTAGACAAGTTACTACCGCATGATGAAAACGGCTTTAAAGATTTTACTGTCTTAAATTTAGTTAACTTCAATTCAAATAGTTTTGATGTCGACGCCATTTTATCCACATTAAAAACATTGCCACATCGTGAATATTCCATTGCCTCTATTCCGCAAGATGGCGGGCTTGAGTTGCTTATTCGTCAAACACATTATGCTGATGGCAGGCTGGGTATTGGCTCTGGTTGGCTGACTGAATATGCCGCGATGAATAGCGATATTGCCTTACGCATACGTGAGAACACCGCATTTCACCCGCCAGCACACAATAGTCCGCTAATTTTAATCGGCAACGGTACTGGCATTGCTGGGTTAAGGGCGCATCTAAAAGCGCGCGCTGCCTTACAACAAAACAACAATTGGCTTATCTTTGGTGAACGTAACGCCGCGCATGACTTTTACTTTAGAGATGAATTACACCGTTGGCAGAAACAATTCTTATTAACAAGAATTGATACCGCTTTCTCGCGAGATCAAACCGAGAGTATTTATGTGCAAGATGTTGTAAAATCATCCGCATCCGATATGTTGAAATGGGTTGAAGATGGCGCAGCGATTTACGTATGTGGTAGCGCTAGCGGCATGGCGCCTGCGGTGCATAATGAGTTGCTTGAGATACTCGGCGAAACTACATTATCTACATTAACCACATCTGGCAGATATCGTCGGGATGTATATTAG
- a CDS encoding DUF2271 domain-containing protein → MRKWVPEFISLPALAPALLPALIAGMFAGQAVAAEINLKVTLPQINSAEYHRPYVAIWIEKPDQTVEKNLAVWYSQKKTDKGEQSDKWLKDLRQWWRKSGRDQAMPLDGVTGATRPVGEQKLSFVEGKSPLGNLPAGQYNVVVESVREKGGRELVRVPFTWPAKNAVSAKATGQEELGDVVVELKP, encoded by the coding sequence ATGCGTAAATGGGTTCCTGAATTTATATCTTTACCAGCTTTAGCACCAGCCTTATTGCCCGCATTGATTGCCGGCATGTTTGCTGGTCAGGCAGTTGCAGCGGAAATCAATCTAAAGGTGACGCTTCCCCAAATCAATTCGGCTGAATATCACCGCCCTTATGTGGCTATTTGGATTGAGAAGCCTGACCAAACTGTTGAAAAAAACTTGGCCGTTTGGTACAGCCAAAAGAAAACTGACAAGGGCGAGCAAAGCGACAAATGGCTGAAAGACTTACGCCAATGGTGGCGTAAAAGTGGTCGCGATCAAGCAATGCCATTGGATGGTGTGACAGGCGCAACCCGCCCTGTTGGCGAGCAAAAGTTAAGCTTTGTTGAAGGCAAATCACCTTTAGGTAATTTGCCAGCTGGCCAATATAACGTCGTAGTGGAATCTGTGCGCGAAAAAGGTGGGCGCGAGTTGGTTCGTGTGCCATTCACATGGCCGGCAAAAAATGCGGTTAGCGCTAAAGCGACAGGGCAAGAAGAGCTTGGCGACGTTGTTGTAGAGCTTAAGCCCTAA
- a CDS encoding YihY/virulence factor BrkB family protein, translating into MKKIWLLIKTTIESWNNDYAPSMGAALSFYTLFSIAPLLLIVLSIIGLIFGEEAARGEIVGQLQNLMGEQGAMAVQALLQNVNKPTEGIFATIIGVVLLLIGATSVFGELQNALDRIWRAPERAKTSGWWNLIHMRLLSFGMILGIGFISMVSLLLSAGLSAINKWWAPVLNNAENDWIILLTSLNALFSFLITTAMFALIYKLMPRAKIAWKDVLVGSVITSILFTVGKILIGVYIGTSAIASGYGAAGSLLVLLMWVYYSAQVFLMGAEFTWVYANIYGSRKNK; encoded by the coding sequence ATGAAAAAAATATGGTTACTGATTAAGACCACCATTGAATCTTGGAATAACGATTACGCCCCCAGCATGGGCGCAGCGTTGTCGTTTTATACGCTGTTTTCAATCGCGCCATTGTTGCTGATTGTGTTGTCTATTATTGGACTTATATTTGGCGAAGAAGCCGCGCGTGGCGAAATTGTCGGGCAATTACAAAACTTAATGGGTGAGCAAGGTGCGATGGCAGTTCAGGCTCTGCTGCAAAATGTTAACAAGCCAACCGAAGGCATTTTTGCCACCATTATTGGCGTTGTGTTGCTGTTAATCGGTGCTACCAGTGTGTTTGGTGAGTTGCAAAATGCGCTAGACCGAATTTGGCGCGCGCCAGAACGTGCTAAAACCAGTGGTTGGTGGAATTTAATCCATATGCGCCTGCTGTCATTTGGCATGATATTAGGTATCGGCTTTATTTCGATGGTGTCTTTATTGTTAAGTGCTGGCCTTTCTGCCATCAACAAATGGTGGGCACCTGTATTAAATAATGCAGAAAATGATTGGATTATTCTACTCACCAGCTTGAATGCACTTTTTAGTTTTCTGATTACTACCGCCATGTTTGCACTCATCTATAAGCTGATGCCGCGCGCAAAAATTGCTTGGAAAGATGTGCTGGTTGGATCTGTCATTACCTCCATTTTATTCACCGTTGGCAAAATATTAATCGGCGTTTATATCGGCACCAGCGCTATCGCCAGTGGTTATGGCGCAGCTGGTTCACTACTCGTATTGTTGATGTGGGTTTATTACTCGGCACAAGTGTTTTTGATGGGTGCAGAATTCACTTGGGTGTATGCCAATATCTACGGCTCGCGCAAAAATAAATAA
- a CDS encoding DUF4198 domain-containing protein: MKLKFMKLKSALLSLAIGMSASAVHAHGVWITSSSSVLSAPQFVTFDAASSSVPFIIDHRPLAIDSLVIIAPDGSNVAPVNVLKGELRTVFDAKLEQKGTYRLEMVRSGFRANWKDAEDKPKRFMGTAEALAKEVPADAKELKVTESVSRMENFITVGKPSALKQTGKGLELVTSTHPNDLVVGEPVELTFLVDGKPTEGVEVEIIRNQTRYRNKLDEKKYKTDKNGKVKVTLQDAGLYWLDADFKDNNVSNKLAKERALAYVLTLEVLPQ; the protein is encoded by the coding sequence ATGAAACTCAAATTCATGAAACTCAAGTCCGCTTTATTATCTTTGGCAATTGGCATGTCAGCTTCTGCCGTGCATGCACATGGCGTTTGGATTACCTCTTCAAGCTCCGTTTTATCGGCACCTCAATTTGTGACCTTTGACGCTGCATCATCAAGCGTGCCATTTATCATTGATCATCGCCCACTAGCGATAGATTCACTCGTTATTATTGCGCCGGATGGCAGCAACGTTGCACCGGTTAATGTACTGAAAGGCGAGCTACGTACCGTGTTTGATGCCAAGCTTGAACAAAAAGGCACTTATCGTTTAGAAATGGTACGTTCTGGCTTCCGAGCAAACTGGAAAGATGCCGAAGACAAGCCAAAACGTTTTATGGGGACAGCCGAAGCATTAGCGAAAGAAGTGCCTGCTGATGCAAAAGAGTTGAAAGTGACTGAGTCAGTAAGCCGTATGGAAAACTTTATCACCGTTGGCAAACCTTCGGCATTAAAACAAACAGGTAAAGGTCTTGAGTTGGTCACGAGCACACACCCAAATGATTTAGTGGTTGGTGAGCCTGTTGAGCTTACGTTTCTTGTAGATGGTAAACCGACTGAAGGTGTTGAGGTTGAGATTATTCGCAATCAAACACGTTACAGAAACAAGCTTGATGAGAAAAAATACAAAACGGATAAAAACGGCAAAGTAAAAGTGACGCTACAAGACGCTGGTTTGTATTGGTTAGATGCTGATTTCAAAGATAATAATGTTTCAAACAAACTCGCAAAAGAACGCGCTTTGGCTTACGTGCTAACGCTGGAAGTATTGCCGCAATAA
- a CDS encoding PepSY-associated TM helix domain-containing protein: MQNQINQKNRAFWLKHLYRWHWISSAACLIGMLLFASTGITLNNSTHIESLPVVAKKSATIPAALLNQIKVTPSNDKVALPKATADWLSDAIGTELAGVPGEWSDAEVYLSLPRPGGDAWLVIDRASGEVSYEQTDRGWVSYFNDLHKGRNTGTAWSWFLDIFSITALVFCITGLFMLHMHAGNRPATWPLVGLGVVLPLVLVILFIH, encoded by the coding sequence ATGCAAAATCAAATCAATCAAAAAAACCGAGCATTCTGGCTCAAACATCTTTACCGCTGGCATTGGATCAGCTCTGCTGCGTGTCTTATTGGCATGCTGCTATTTGCCTCAACGGGTATTACGCTGAACAATTCAACACACATCGAATCGCTGCCAGTAGTCGCGAAAAAATCGGCAACTATTCCTGCCGCACTTTTAAATCAGATTAAAGTAACTCCTTCAAATGATAAAGTCGCACTTCCCAAAGCGACAGCCGACTGGTTAAGCGATGCGATTGGTACCGAATTAGCTGGCGTACCTGGCGAATGGTCAGATGCTGAAGTGTATTTATCATTACCGCGCCCAGGTGGCGACGCATGGCTGGTGATAGATCGCGCCAGCGGTGAGGTAAGCTATGAGCAAACCGACCGCGGCTGGGTTTCTTATTTCAACGATCTGCACAAAGGCCGCAATACGGGAACAGCTTGGAGCTGGTTCTTAGATATCTTTTCAATCACTGCACTTGTGTTCTGCATCACCGGTTTATTTATGTTGCATATGCACGCAGGCAACCGCCCTGCTACTTGGCCCTTGGTCGGTTTGGGCGTTGTGTTGCCATTGGTTTTGGTGATTTTATTTATTCACTAA